Proteins encoded in a region of the uncultured Paludibaculum sp. genome:
- a CDS encoding Gfo/Idh/MocA family oxidoreductase: MTERREFIKSAVIGAAAALQGVAQDRPLRVGFMGTGNRGGALLGPVLRIPWVQVTALCDVDEAALAKAQDRVQTAGQPKPATFTGSKEAYRRLVERNDVDAVIVATPWQYHVPMALVAMKAGKAVGIEVPIAQTVEDCWELLETRDKTGSPCMMLENWSFRRDNLAVLNMIRLGLLGEIVHCHCAHGNDCVDRTPWYFDRQGNARWGGEYLIRRNCDQYPTHSLGPVLSWMDINCGDALDSIVSMASRSLGINHYFEKTLGADHPAAKRHYAQGDIVSSLIKTKRGNTIVLNNDMQLPRPYDNRWMIQGTEGVYSEERNSIYLWRRSPKVHEWEAFPPYQAKYDHTWWKPVKSDRPGGDQTAAGHGGTDPLLMYKFLEAVRDKQPLPLSLEDGLTMSVVVPLSEESIAGGSKAVSFPDFTRGKWKTAKPYFAVDAGAALA; this comes from the coding sequence ATGACGGAACGCAGAGAGTTCATCAAGAGCGCCGTGATCGGCGCGGCCGCCGCCCTACAGGGCGTGGCTCAGGACCGGCCGCTGCGAGTGGGGTTTATGGGCACGGGCAATCGCGGCGGGGCGCTGTTGGGCCCTGTGCTGCGGATTCCGTGGGTGCAGGTGACCGCACTGTGCGATGTGGATGAGGCGGCGCTGGCGAAGGCACAGGATCGGGTGCAAACGGCCGGTCAGCCGAAGCCGGCGACGTTTACGGGGTCGAAGGAGGCGTACCGGCGGCTGGTGGAGCGGAACGATGTGGATGCGGTGATCGTGGCGACTCCGTGGCAGTATCACGTCCCGATGGCGCTGGTGGCGATGAAGGCGGGCAAGGCGGTTGGGATCGAGGTGCCGATCGCGCAGACGGTGGAGGATTGCTGGGAACTGCTGGAGACGCGGGACAAGACGGGGTCGCCATGCATGATGCTGGAGAACTGGTCGTTCCGGCGGGATAACCTGGCGGTGCTGAACATGATCCGGTTGGGGCTGCTGGGGGAGATTGTCCACTGCCACTGTGCGCACGGGAACGACTGTGTGGACCGCACGCCGTGGTACTTCGACCGGCAGGGCAATGCGCGGTGGGGCGGCGAGTATCTGATCCGGCGGAACTGCGACCAATATCCGACGCACAGCCTGGGTCCGGTGCTGAGCTGGATGGACATCAACTGTGGCGACGCGCTGGACAGTATCGTTTCGATGGCCAGCCGGTCTTTGGGGATTAACCATTACTTCGAGAAGACGCTGGGGGCGGACCATCCGGCGGCGAAGCGGCACTACGCGCAGGGCGACATTGTATCGTCGCTGATCAAGACGAAGCGCGGAAATACGATTGTGTTGAATAACGACATGCAGTTGCCGCGGCCGTACGACAACCGCTGGATGATCCAGGGGACGGAAGGCGTGTACAGCGAAGAGCGGAACTCGATCTATTTGTGGCGGCGGAGCCCGAAGGTGCACGAGTGGGAGGCGTTTCCGCCGTACCAGGCGAAGTACGACCACACATGGTGGAAGCCGGTGAAGTCTGACAGGCCGGGCGGCGACCAGACGGCGGCGGGGCATGGCGGCACGGATCCGCTGTTGATGTACAAGTTCCTGGAGGCAGTGCGGGACAAGCAGCCGCTGCCATTGTCGCTGGAGGATGGGTTGACGATGAGCGTGGTGGTGCCACTGTCGGAGGAGTCGATTGCGGGTGGGAGCAAGGCGGTATCGTTCCCTGACTTCACCCGAGGCAAGTGGAAGACGGCGAAGCCGTACTTCGCGGTGGATGCGGGTGCGGCGCTCGCATAG
- a CDS encoding Gfo/Idh/MocA family oxidoreductase, with product MRRRQFLVAASAAASQSWAGANDKVRVAVIGVGSRGTAHIKEMLPAGNIEVAAVVDPDGRRAEAAAGLVKQQTGKAPRVESDMRRVFEDKNIDAVTIATTNHWHTLTAIWAMQAGKDVYVEKPVSHNVWEGTKLVEAARHYNRMAAGGTQRRWWGRFRKAVEVVHSGTIGDVYQGNFVFPGNRDSIGFKPVQPPPAWLNWDLWVGPAPMQPYHENLVHYNWHWFWDFGNGELGNNGIHMIDLMRWAMKKTLPVRVQSTGGRFGYKDQAQTPNTQNVTWVYDDGAMIVGQLRGLYTPEPMSWDFFGTKGHMHVFADGRIQVTLGRNKQPEPEPAYPPDIDHFKQFAEAVRTRNRSLLLSEIEETAISTALCHLGNISYRVNRDLRFDPATMQFPGDGEANGLLTRKYRSPYVVPEKV from the coding sequence ATGCGACGACGACAATTCCTGGTAGCCGCCTCGGCGGCGGCATCGCAATCGTGGGCGGGCGCGAACGACAAGGTTCGCGTGGCGGTCATTGGAGTGGGCTCGCGTGGGACGGCTCACATCAAGGAGATGCTGCCGGCGGGCAACATCGAGGTGGCCGCGGTGGTGGATCCGGACGGCCGGCGAGCGGAGGCGGCGGCGGGGCTGGTGAAGCAGCAGACGGGCAAGGCTCCGAGGGTCGAGTCGGACATGCGGCGGGTGTTCGAGGACAAGAACATCGACGCAGTTACGATTGCGACGACGAATCACTGGCACACCCTGACGGCCATCTGGGCCATGCAGGCCGGCAAGGATGTGTACGTCGAGAAGCCGGTGTCGCACAACGTGTGGGAGGGTACGAAGCTGGTGGAGGCGGCCCGCCATTACAACCGGATGGCGGCCGGCGGAACGCAGCGTCGTTGGTGGGGCCGGTTCCGCAAGGCGGTGGAGGTGGTCCACTCGGGCACGATCGGCGACGTGTACCAGGGGAACTTTGTGTTTCCGGGCAATCGGGATTCGATCGGTTTCAAGCCGGTGCAGCCGCCTCCGGCGTGGCTGAACTGGGATCTGTGGGTGGGGCCGGCGCCGATGCAGCCGTATCACGAGAATCTGGTGCACTATAACTGGCACTGGTTCTGGGATTTCGGCAACGGAGAACTGGGCAACAACGGCATCCACATGATCGACCTCATGCGCTGGGCGATGAAGAAGACGCTGCCGGTGCGGGTGCAGTCGACGGGCGGGCGGTTCGGGTACAAAGACCAGGCACAGACGCCGAATACGCAGAACGTGACGTGGGTCTACGATGACGGCGCGATGATCGTGGGCCAACTGCGCGGGCTGTACACTCCGGAACCGATGTCGTGGGACTTCTTCGGCACGAAGGGGCACATGCACGTGTTCGCGGATGGCAGGATCCAGGTCACCCTGGGCCGGAATAAACAACCTGAGCCCGAGCCGGCTTATCCGCCCGACATCGATCACTTCAAGCAGTTTGCCGAGGCGGTGCGGACGCGCAACCGGAGCCTGCTGCTGTCAGAGATCGAAGAGACCGCCATATCGACGGCTCTGTGTCATCTGGGGAACATCTCATACCGGGTGAACCGGGATTTGCGGTTCGATCCGGCGACGATGCAGTTTCCTGGAGATGGGGAAGCGAACGGGCTGCTGACGCGGAAGTACAGGAGCCCGTACGTTGTGCCCGAGAAGGTCTAA
- the atzF gene encoding allophanate hydrolase, protein MTPVERIRQAYERIRQRGAAPVWISLLPEDDVIRRAETIDPSLPLAGLAFAVKDNIDLAGLPTTAACPAFAYTPQRSATVVRLLEQAGAIAIGKTNLDQFATGLVGVRSPYGVCNSVFSEGYISGGSSSGSAVAVALDDVHFALGTDTAGSGRVPAAFNNLIGLKPTRGIFSMTGVVPACRTLDCVSVFARDLILAERVFRIAAQPDPEDWSTRSFQDPGDTWSGARFRFGVPQPAQLEFFGDEESRRLFEAAVARCERAGGQRVEIDYAPFRAAAELLYSGPWVAERLAALEDFARDHAEEMHPVTRKIITGAGALTAVQAFQAAYKLGELKSKTAAVWTSTDFLLLPTTGTIYKVAEVDADPIRLNTNLGFYTNFVNLLDFSALAIPAGFRPNGTPFGVTLIGPAMADLSLARVASRLLPEQRIQVAVVGAHLTGQPLNSQLTSRGGTLVKTCRTSPDYRFYALANSTPAKPGLIREEGFAGPGIEVEIWSLPVNEFGSFVALIPPPLGIGTLRLDDGTQVKGFICEPSGITGAREITSFGGWRAYLQTRP, encoded by the coding sequence ATGACACCCGTCGAACGCATCCGCCAAGCGTATGAGCGCATCCGCCAACGCGGAGCCGCGCCCGTCTGGATCTCCCTGCTGCCCGAAGATGACGTCATCCGGCGCGCTGAAACCATCGATCCATCGTTGCCCCTGGCCGGCCTGGCTTTCGCCGTGAAGGACAACATCGACCTCGCCGGCCTGCCCACCACCGCGGCCTGTCCAGCCTTCGCCTACACTCCACAGCGCTCGGCCACGGTAGTTCGCCTGTTGGAACAGGCCGGAGCCATCGCCATCGGCAAGACGAACCTCGACCAGTTCGCCACCGGCCTCGTGGGCGTCCGCTCGCCCTACGGCGTCTGCAACTCCGTCTTTTCCGAAGGCTACATCTCCGGCGGCTCCAGTTCCGGCTCAGCCGTCGCCGTCGCCCTCGACGACGTCCACTTCGCCCTCGGCACCGACACCGCCGGTTCCGGCCGTGTCCCCGCCGCCTTCAACAATCTGATCGGACTCAAACCGACCCGCGGCATCTTCAGCATGACCGGCGTCGTGCCCGCCTGCCGCACCCTCGACTGCGTCTCTGTCTTCGCCCGCGACCTCATCCTGGCCGAACGCGTGTTCCGCATCGCGGCCCAACCCGACCCCGAAGACTGGTCCACCCGCAGCTTCCAGGATCCCGGTGACACCTGGTCCGGCGCCCGTTTCCGTTTCGGAGTCCCCCAGCCCGCTCAACTCGAGTTCTTCGGAGACGAAGAATCCCGCCGCCTCTTCGAGGCCGCTGTCGCCCGTTGCGAGCGAGCCGGCGGCCAGCGTGTCGAGATCGACTACGCGCCCTTCCGCGCCGCCGCCGAGCTGCTCTACTCGGGACCCTGGGTCGCCGAACGCCTCGCCGCCCTGGAAGACTTCGCCCGTGATCACGCCGAGGAGATGCACCCCGTCACCCGCAAGATCATCACCGGCGCCGGCGCCCTCACCGCCGTGCAGGCCTTCCAGGCCGCCTACAAACTGGGCGAACTGAAATCGAAAACCGCCGCCGTCTGGACCTCCACCGACTTCCTCCTTCTGCCCACCACCGGCACCATCTACAAGGTGGCAGAGGTGGACGCCGATCCCATCCGCCTCAACACCAACCTCGGCTTCTACACCAACTTCGTCAACCTCCTCGACTTCAGCGCCCTCGCCATCCCTGCCGGCTTCCGGCCCAACGGCACTCCTTTCGGAGTCACTCTGATCGGCCCCGCGATGGCCGACCTCTCGCTCGCGCGCGTGGCAAGCCGCCTCCTGCCTGAACAGCGGATCCAGGTGGCCGTAGTCGGTGCGCACCTCACCGGCCAGCCCCTGAACAGCCAGCTCACCTCGCGCGGCGGCACACTCGTCAAGACCTGCCGCACTTCGCCGGATTATCGCTTCTACGCCTTGGCGAACTCGACCCCCGCCAAGCCCGGCCTGATCCGCGAAGAAGGCTTCGCCGGCCCCGGCATCGAGGTCGAAATCTGGAGCCTGCCCGTGAACGAGTTCGGCAGTTTCGTGGCCCTCATCCCGCCTCCGTTAGGAATCGGGACCCTCCGCCTCGACGACGGCACGCAGGTGAAGGGCTTCATCTGCGAACCTTCTGGAATCACCGGAGCCCGCGAGATCACCTCCTTCGGAGGCTGGCGCGCCTACCTCCAAACCCGCCCTTAG
- a CDS encoding 5-oxoprolinase/urea amidolyase family protein translates to MIRKVLIANRGAIACRIIRTLRRMGIASVAVYSEADKHSLHVHQADEAVLLGPPPPQQSYLDVEAVLDAARRTGAEAIHPGYGFLSENAAFAEACAAAGIIFIGPTPRQMVEFGLKHRARELAQACGVPLLPGTPLITEAKAAAQVGFPLMLKSTAGGGGIGMRLCHTEAELEDAYTAIERLSRANFKDSGIYAERFVEHARHIEVQIFGDGKGRVVALGERDCSAQRRNQKVIEETPAPGLTDAIRQALFDSAIRLGREVSYQSAGTVEFIYDSDRGEFYFLEVNTRLQVEHGVTEEVTGADLVEWMVRLAGGEDPIREVTPQGASIQVRVYAESPLKNFQPSAGLLTDVKFPSGARVETWVETGTDIPPYYDPLVAKIITHGADRAEALERMQAALASTSLAGIETNVDYLRAICAEARFQAGSFPTKFLGEFHYAPRLMEVIDGGTQTTVQDYPGRLGYWAIGVPPSGPMDWKSFTEANELVGNEPSAAALECTLMGPTLRFHSSAVIALTGADMEATLDGAPVPRWQPVEARAGSLLEMGAVSGAGARAYLAVRGGLDIPEYLGSRSTFILGRFGGPAGRVLRTGDLLHYGTAIAAEPQPARPIPEFDHHWQIGVTYGPHGAPDFFTDRDIDRFFETDWKVHYNSDRTGVRLIGPKPEWARPDGGEAGLHPSNIHDNAYAVGTVDFTGDMPIILGPDGPSCGGFVCPATIVHDELWKIGQLKAGDTVHFQRVNAEPAILQQAPGVVVRADGDRNLLVEFGEAHLDFGLRLKAQAMADWIRKQGLNGVVDLTPGIRSLQIHYDTARIRREEILEAVSASAASAQNVEEVPSRTVYLPLSWDDPTTRLAIEKYMRSVRPDAPWCPWNIEFIRRINGLGSVDDVHRIVFDASYLTLALGDVYLGAPVATPIDPRHRLVTTKYNPARTWTPENAVGIGGAYLCVYGMEGPGGYQFVGRTIQMWNTWRTTASFTQGKPWLLDFFDQIRFYPVSAKELLEMREGFPHGEYTVRTEPGVFNLAQYQAFMQSIAAEGAAFKATQQEAFHAERERWAAAGLAEHIEEPTPVAPPEESVPDGCRSIRSPITASVWKIQAQPGQKLKVGDPLVVLEAMKMEVAVPAPAACEVVEVRCAPGAIVHPGQALMVVR, encoded by the coding sequence GTGATCCGGAAAGTTCTGATTGCCAATCGCGGCGCCATTGCGTGCCGCATCATCCGAACTCTGCGCCGCATGGGCATCGCCTCGGTCGCCGTCTATTCGGAAGCGGACAAGCATTCTCTGCACGTCCATCAGGCCGACGAAGCGGTGCTGCTCGGCCCTCCGCCACCGCAGCAAAGCTATCTGGATGTCGAAGCCGTTCTGGACGCGGCGCGCCGCACCGGAGCCGAAGCCATCCATCCCGGCTATGGCTTCCTCAGCGAGAACGCCGCCTTCGCGGAAGCCTGCGCTGCTGCCGGCATCATCTTCATCGGACCCACGCCGCGCCAGATGGTCGAGTTCGGCCTGAAGCACCGGGCCAGGGAACTGGCGCAGGCCTGCGGAGTGCCTCTCCTGCCCGGCACGCCTCTCATCACCGAAGCCAAAGCGGCAGCGCAGGTGGGCTTCCCCCTGATGCTCAAATCCACCGCGGGTGGCGGCGGCATCGGCATGCGTCTCTGCCACACCGAGGCCGAACTCGAAGACGCCTACACGGCCATCGAGCGCCTCAGCCGCGCCAATTTCAAAGACTCCGGCATCTACGCCGAGCGCTTCGTCGAACACGCCCGCCACATCGAAGTCCAGATCTTCGGCGACGGCAAAGGCCGCGTCGTCGCCCTCGGCGAACGCGACTGTTCCGCCCAGCGCCGCAACCAGAAGGTCATCGAGGAGACGCCCGCGCCCGGTCTCACCGACGCGATTCGCCAAGCCCTCTTCGACTCCGCCATCCGGCTGGGCAGGGAAGTCTCCTACCAATCCGCCGGCACGGTCGAGTTCATCTACGACAGCGATCGCGGCGAGTTCTACTTCCTGGAAGTGAACACGCGCCTGCAGGTGGAACACGGCGTCACCGAAGAAGTCACCGGAGCCGATCTCGTCGAATGGATGGTGCGGCTCGCCGGAGGCGAGGATCCCATTCGCGAAGTCACACCCCAAGGCGCGTCCATTCAGGTACGCGTCTACGCCGAGTCGCCTCTCAAGAACTTCCAACCGAGTGCGGGCCTGCTCACTGACGTCAAGTTCCCCTCCGGCGCCCGCGTCGAAACCTGGGTCGAAACCGGCACGGACATCCCGCCCTATTACGACCCGCTCGTAGCCAAGATCATCACCCATGGCGCAGACCGAGCCGAGGCTCTCGAGCGCATGCAGGCCGCCCTCGCATCGACCAGCCTGGCCGGCATCGAGACCAACGTCGACTACCTCCGGGCTATCTGCGCGGAAGCCCGCTTTCAGGCCGGCAGCTTCCCCACGAAATTCCTCGGCGAGTTCCATTACGCGCCCCGCCTGATGGAAGTCATCGATGGCGGCACGCAGACCACTGTCCAGGACTACCCCGGCCGCCTCGGCTATTGGGCGATCGGTGTCCCGCCTTCCGGCCCGATGGACTGGAAGTCGTTCACCGAAGCCAATGAACTCGTTGGCAATGAACCTTCGGCAGCGGCATTGGAATGTACCCTGATGGGCCCCACGCTGAGGTTCCACAGCAGCGCCGTCATCGCGCTCACTGGAGCGGACATGGAGGCGACCCTAGACGGAGCGCCGGTGCCACGCTGGCAGCCTGTCGAAGCCCGCGCCGGGTCCCTTCTCGAAATGGGTGCCGTCAGCGGTGCCGGAGCGCGTGCCTATCTCGCCGTCCGCGGCGGCCTCGATATCCCCGAATATCTCGGCAGTCGCAGCACCTTCATCCTCGGCCGCTTCGGCGGTCCCGCCGGACGCGTCCTCCGCACCGGAGATCTCCTCCATTACGGTACGGCCATCGCCGCTGAGCCGCAGCCCGCCCGGCCCATCCCCGAGTTCGATCACCATTGGCAGATCGGCGTCACCTACGGTCCGCACGGCGCGCCCGACTTCTTCACCGATCGCGACATCGACCGCTTCTTCGAAACCGATTGGAAAGTCCACTACAACTCTGACCGCACCGGAGTCCGCCTCATCGGACCCAAACCCGAGTGGGCCCGTCCCGACGGCGGCGAGGCCGGTCTGCACCCGTCCAACATCCACGACAACGCCTACGCCGTGGGCACCGTCGACTTCACCGGCGACATGCCCATCATCCTGGGACCCGACGGCCCCAGTTGCGGTGGGTTCGTCTGCCCGGCCACCATCGTCCACGACGAACTCTGGAAGATCGGCCAGCTCAAGGCCGGCGACACCGTCCACTTCCAGCGTGTCAACGCCGAGCCCGCCATCCTGCAGCAGGCCCCCGGAGTGGTAGTCCGCGCTGATGGCGATCGCAACCTCCTCGTCGAATTCGGCGAAGCGCACCTCGACTTCGGCCTCCGTCTCAAAGCCCAGGCGATGGCCGATTGGATCCGCAAGCAGGGCCTCAATGGAGTGGTGGATCTCACCCCCGGCATCCGCTCTCTGCAGATCCACTACGACACCGCCCGCATCCGCCGCGAAGAAATCCTCGAAGCGGTCAGCGCCTCGGCGGCCTCAGCCCAGAACGTGGAAGAGGTGCCCTCGCGCACCGTCTACCTCCCTCTCTCCTGGGACGACCCCACCACCCGCCTGGCCATCGAGAAGTACATGCGCTCCGTCAGGCCCGATGCCCCCTGGTGCCCTTGGAACATCGAGTTCATCCGCCGCATCAACGGCCTCGGCTCCGTCGACGACGTGCACCGCATCGTCTTCGACGCCAGCTACCTCACGCTCGCCCTGGGCGACGTCTATCTCGGCGCCCCAGTCGCGACACCCATCGATCCGCGGCACCGCCTGGTCACCACCAAGTACAACCCGGCCCGCACCTGGACCCCGGAAAACGCCGTCGGCATCGGCGGCGCCTACCTCTGCGTCTACGGTATGGAAGGCCCCGGCGGCTATCAGTTCGTCGGCCGCACCATCCAGATGTGGAACACCTGGCGAACCACTGCCTCCTTCACGCAGGGCAAGCCCTGGCTGTTGGACTTCTTCGACCAGATCCGCTTCTACCCCGTCAGCGCCAAGGAACTCCTGGAGATGCGCGAAGGCTTCCCGCACGGCGAATACACAGTGCGCACCGAGCCCGGCGTCTTCAACCTCGCGCAGTATCAAGCCTTCATGCAGTCGATCGCCGCAGAGGGCGCGGCCTTTAAGGCTACCCAGCAGGAGGCCTTCCACGCCGAACGGGAACGCTGGGCCGCCGCCGGCCTCGCGGAACACATCGAAGAACCCACACCCGTCGCGCCGCCCGAAGAGAGCGTCCCCGACGGCTGCCGCTCCATCCGATCCCCCATCACGGCCAGCGTCTGGAAGATCCAGGCCCAGCCCGGGCAGAAACTCAAAGTTGGCGACCCGCTTGTCGTTCTGGAAGCCATGAAAATGGAAGTCGCCGTACCCGCGCCCGCGGCCTGCGAAGTGGTCGAGGTGCGCTGCGCGCCAGGAGCCATCGTCCACCCGGGCCAGGCCCTCATGGTGGTGCGATGA
- a CDS encoding urea amidolyase associated protein UAAP2, with protein sequence MSLIESTLEPVDAILDMTIPAGDGWIHEVKKGQTFRIVDLEGNQAVDTFFFNAHDYTDRYSAVDTICAQGNIYLSTGTRLLTQNGHVLMTITADTCGRHDTLGGACSQESNMVRYDIGKRYMHACRQTFLKQILKWKPDLNGRILEKRDIGHNVNFFMNVPVTPEGRLTFEDGISDPGKYVEMQAERDTLVVISNCPQLNNPCNAYNPTPARVLIWEAE encoded by the coding sequence ATGAGCCTCATCGAAAGCACTCTGGAGCCCGTCGACGCCATCCTCGACATGACCATCCCGGCCGGCGACGGCTGGATCCATGAAGTAAAGAAGGGCCAGACCTTCCGCATCGTTGACCTGGAAGGCAACCAGGCCGTCGACACCTTCTTCTTCAATGCGCACGACTACACGGACCGCTACTCCGCCGTCGATACCATCTGCGCCCAGGGCAACATCTACCTCAGCACCGGCACCCGCCTGCTGACGCAGAACGGCCATGTCCTGATGACCATCACCGCCGACACCTGCGGCCGCCACGACACACTCGGCGGAGCCTGCTCGCAGGAGTCGAACATGGTCCGCTACGACATCGGCAAACGCTACATGCACGCTTGCCGCCAGACGTTCCTCAAGCAAATCCTCAAGTGGAAGCCCGATCTGAACGGCCGCATCCTGGAGAAGCGCGACATCGGTCACAACGTGAATTTCTTCATGAACGTGCCGGTGACGCCCGAAGGCCGCCTCACCTTTGAAGACGGCATTTCCGACCCGGGCAAATACGTCGAAATGCAGGCCGAACGCGACACTCTCGTCGTCATCTCCAACTGCCCGCAGTTGAACAACCCTTGCAACGCGTACAACCCCACTCCGGCACGCGTTCTCATCTGGGAGGCAGAGTAG
- a CDS encoding urea amidolyase associated protein UAAP1 yields MMQSILWEEELRGGQTWSYVLKRGTALRLTDVEGGANVSALFYNADFPEERYNMPDTLKAQHIARLTEGFVLYSDMGHILCSITSDSVGWHDPIGGTLNAAIVHAKYGEKDYQRHRNEWTQSSRESLLLELAKYSLGPRDLTPTVNFFSKVQVDADGSMHYVPGNSKPGSQVELRAEMNVLVLLSANHHPMEPGAVYAPKPVQLTIGQAAPVAADDACRLARPENGRGFTLTERYFGGEARA; encoded by the coding sequence ATGATGCAATCGATTCTCTGGGAAGAGGAGCTGCGCGGCGGGCAGACTTGGTCGTACGTCCTCAAGCGCGGCACCGCTTTACGGTTGACCGATGTCGAAGGCGGCGCCAATGTCAGCGCGCTCTTCTACAACGCGGACTTTCCGGAAGAGCGCTACAACATGCCCGATACGCTGAAGGCCCAGCACATCGCGCGGCTCACCGAAGGCTTCGTCCTTTACTCCGATATGGGCCACATCCTGTGTTCCATCACCTCGGACAGCGTAGGTTGGCACGACCCCATCGGCGGCACCCTCAACGCCGCCATCGTCCACGCCAAGTATGGAGAGAAGGACTACCAGCGCCACCGCAACGAATGGACGCAAAGCAGCCGCGAAAGCCTGCTGCTCGAACTGGCGAAGTATTCGCTGGGCCCGCGCGACCTCACACCCACCGTGAACTTCTTCAGCAAAGTGCAGGTCGATGCCGACGGCTCCATGCACTACGTGCCGGGCAATTCCAAGCCAGGCTCGCAAGTGGAACTCCGCGCCGAGATGAACGTCCTCGTGCTGCTCTCCGCCAATCATCACCCCATGGAGCCCGGTGCCGTCTACGCCCCGAAGCCGGTTCAGCTCACCATCGGACAGGCTGCGCCTGTAGCCGCCGATGATGCCTGCCGCCTGGCCCGGCCGGAGAACGGCCGCGGCTTCACGCTCACCGAACGCTACTTCGGTGGGGAGGCGCGCGCATGA